GAAACACTGCCGGGCAAATTCTACCTTGTCGGACATCTTCGCCTTGCTTATATGTGTGTTAAACCCCATGCCGTACAATACGTATTGGTAGCTGGCAGATGGAAAAATCTCTTCATTTTGCATCAGATCATGACGATTCGGTGGCTGGTATTTCCACAGTGCAAGCTGCTCTTTTAAAGATGCCGTGATGGTCTGTTGATCTCGATTATCGTGCCAATATTGTGAATCTTGACGTTCGCTGATGACATAGTGGAGTTTGAGAAAGTCGATGACTCGTGACCAGCGATATCGAAAGCGTTCATTATAACGCTTCGCTGTGATCTCCATCTGCTCACGGTTTACGGGCAAGTGCTCACTGATCATGCTGGCTGACAATTCAATTAATGCCAGTGCCGAGGCCTCTAATGGTTCGATAAAGCCCGATGCCATTCCGACCGCAACACAGTTCCTATGCCAAAATTTTTCTCTATGACCTGGGGTAAAGCTGATTTTTCTTGGACTCAACTGCTCCGCTCGTTTTTGTCCTATGGACTTAGCGATATAAGTAATTAAATCGTCTTGAACCTGCTGGTCACAGGTATGGCTACTGGAGTAGGTATATCCAACGCCTCGTCTGGAGGGGAGTCCTATATCCCAAATCCAGCCACAAGTTTGAGCCGTAGATAGTGTTGTCGAGGCAATCTGTATATTGTCATCTTCGTAGGGGACGTGCAGTGCCATGGCGGTGTCATTAAACAGAATATGACGTTTTTCGATAAAGGGAATATTGAAATGTTTGCCTAACAATAAAGACGACATACCAGTACAGTCGATAAATAGGTCACCACTGATTTTGCCAGATTTTCTGGTACAGATCTGGGCAATATCGCCATTCTCGGCGGAGATGATATCAGTCATGTGATCCACAATATGCTTCACACCTAATTTTGCCGTGCAGTGTTGCATCAATAGTTTTGCAAACTTAGCTGCATCCAGATGGTAGCCGTAATTTGTTACTGCGGCATATTGCGGCGTTCCCAACTGCTTCGGGGCTCGTCCGGCATCGCAAATACTCGCCTGTACACAGGTGATATGGGCAAATGTGTCATCGGGGTGATATTCTTGCCAAGCGTGATGCAAGTTGGCTTGACCATAGCCTTGGGGGGCCATGAAAGGATGGTAATAGCTATCTGTGTGATGACCGTTTTTCCAAGCCACAAACTTGGATCCTTGTTTAAAAGAGGCATCACAACAAAGCATAAACTCAGATTCGCTGATGCCTATCTTTTCTAGAGTCGATCGCATTGAAGGCCAAGTACCTTCACCTACGCCGATTGAGCTGACTTCGGGGGATTCTATTAATGTGACATGAATAGAATCCCTAAGGTGAGAAATATGCTCGGCGGCAATGACTGCTGCAGTTAACCAGCCCGCTGCTCCACCACCAACAATAGTCACTTCTTTTATGGCATGCATCATAATTTCAGCCTACTTTTTGAGTATTTCTAAAAACGCTTTATCGAAGAAAACGCTTTTACAAAGACTCGACAAACTCAGGGAGATAATATGCCGCCGAATCAAATGACTCAGCGGCATCGGTTGACACTTTTTAAGCTCTTTTACACATTAATTAGAAAGTATAACGAGCACCTAAGCTGTAACGTGCTCCACCTTGCTCTAGGTTCCATAGCTGAGCACCACTGCGGGCATGAGAACGGAAGCCTTCACCGGTAATATTGATACCATCGAGTGAAACGTTGAAGTTCTCAAATACTTCATAAGAGATAGTGAGGTCAATCTGTTGATGTGCTTCTGTAAATACTGGATCTTGGCCATTAATGCCAGACAAGAACTCATCGCGCCAGTTATAGGCTATACGAGTTTGAAAACCAAAGTTCTCATACATTAACACCAAGTTAGCCGTATCACTCAAGCCAAACAGGGCAAATTGAGCTTCTCCTGGGTCCGCCGTAATATCATAACCTACATCGCCATTGACAGTAGTGTAGTTCGCCTGAGCACCAAAACCTGTATCGCCGAAGAAGTGCTGTACAGCAAGCTCAAAACCATTGATTTTGGCCTCTTGATTGTTGACTGGTGCACTGGTTTCAAAATCCATCAAGGGATCATCATTGTTGGCGATAGCCGTGTAGTTGTTTTCAAACCACTCGTTAGTCTGAGAGCCATAAGCGACCCCTAAGTCATTAGCCGCGACCATAGAAAACAGTGTGGTATCGGTTACCGACTCACCTAATGCTTCTAAGTCTGCAATAGCTTGAGCCGCTCGAGGGCCGTTACTGGGATCTCTTAAACCGTACTGATTCTTGACTTCAGGCTCATTACCGATGAAGTTGCTTACACGCTTCTCGTAGTATCCGATAGAGGCATAACTTGCATCATCGAAATACCATTCTGCTGAGACATCAAAGTTATCAGATTCGAAAGGAACGAGTGCAGGGTTACCACTCGACGCGCCACCAGGTAGAGAGCCTGCCAATATAGATGGTGCCGTAGGTCCACCTAGACCTATAACTGCCGCGCTTAAGTCATTGTATGATGGACGTGAAATTGTTTTACTATATGAAAAGCGTGCAACCACATCGTCAATGACTTCGATATCAAAATCTAAGTTAGGTAATAAATGACTGTAACTTGAATCAATTGAGACGGGATTACTGTCTGTGATAGCGCCTTGTTGAACTGAGAAGTCGTTGTTACTGTCCCAATGTACGGCAGTCGGTATTGCCGTATTAGAAGTCGAAGTGATGTCGGTTCTTTCATAACGAAGACCAATAACGACATTGTACGGCATATCACCTAAGTCACCGGACAGGTCGAGCTGCACATAAGCCGCATTGATATCTTCTTTAATCAAGCTATCGGTGGAGATGGCATCTATGCTACCAAAGTCAAAGCCATATTTATCAGCTGCCCATGCGCCCACTTCAGATGCGCTACCGGTAAAGCCCTGAGTCCAGCCTCCTGCAGTGCTGTAGTCATCAAATTCGTTGGCAAAATCAATCGGAGAGAGGTAACCGTCAGGTAGCTCACCAGGATTGGAAATACCCCAACCGCCCATCTCGGTCATGAGATCTCTCTGGACCGTATGACTCGACATGGAACGTGACTCGATACCAAAATCGATGCCGCCATTATCAAACTCGTATGAACCGTCCAGACGAATTTGGGTGATATCGGTCTCATGTGAGTACTCATCTCTATCTAACATAGATGTACCGACATCTCCCGCATCCAGGACACCATTAGTATTTAAGCCTGGGCGGGTCGAGTCATTAAAATCAACCTGCATTAATGGTAGTCCACCATTAAAAATACCAGTTTGACCTGCAACAACGTTGGCACCAAGGCCCACATTGATCCAGCTACCATATGCAGCGTTCGGGCTTCGCTTGGCTTTCGAGTCATGGACATCTAAGCTTAGCTTGAAGTCATCGGAGACGTCATAGCTCAAATTCAAGCCGATAGAGTTATTCTCATTAAGGGTGTTGCCTTCTTGCAGTGCTAAGCCTAAATCTCTAGGGTCCTGCCAACGTCTATCTTCACTATGAATAATCGGCGTTTTTACTGTCTCGTTATCGAAAGTGAAGTCGGTTTTAAACGAATCCATCCAGATAGATTGCTCAGCCCTGTGCTCTATGGTTTCTAGCTGAGAGTAAGTGTAATCTAAGGTCGCAGTAAAGGCATCAATAGGCCTAAACTGCAGGGTTAATTGCGCATTATCACGGGTGCGTTCTCTATCAGCTACTGTGTAGCGAATATCTGAGGGCAGGGCGTGAAGCTGACCCATTGCAGGTGGATTGTTGAGTACAATCTTATCGCCATCTTGAGCTGTGGTTGGGGTATTAGGTACTGTTCCATCCCAAGCTGAAGTACGCCAGTCAGAAACAAATGCTCCTACTGCTGCGTTGTGACGCACCTGATGACTGGCAGTCAATGAGATACCAAACATCTCACTATCATCAGTCCAGCTGAGGAGACCCGACAGCTCGGGTGTTATATCATCACCCACACGGTTGGTGGTGTCGTATAATGCCTTAGCACCTATACTGACTTTGAGTCCCGGATCGCTTAATGGCTTTCTGGTGATAATGTTAATGGTGCCGCCAATCCCACCTGACGCTATGTTGGCCTTACCTGTTTTGTATACTTCAACGGCGCTAACACTCTCAGATGCAAGGTTTGCAAAGTCAAATGCTCGGCTACTACCGTCGCCGGCACCAGGCATCGCACGGCCGTTTAGGGTTACCATGTTGTATTGTGGGCCGAAACCACGAATCGTGACCTGACTGCCTTCACCGTTATTGCGGTCTATAGACACACCTGTGATGCGTTGCAGAGATTCAGCTAAGTTAGAATCTGGGAACTTACCAATATCTTCAGCGGTAATGGCGTCAACAACACCGCTAGCACTTCTTTTCAGGTCAGTAGACTTGACTAAACTACCACGAATACCTGTTACAGCGATGACTTCAATTTCTTGTTCTTCGGCTGCATATACAGGCGTGAGTGCAGTGGCACTTATTGCAAGTGATAGGCTAGTAGCTAATGCTGTTTTCTTAAATTTTTTATGTTGCATATCCATCTTCCCCGGGAATTATTGAATCATAGTTATGATTATTAATTTAGTTTTATTAGGTTAATGTAAGCGCTTTCAAAACGGCTTAAAAAAAGAAGGAGTGGTTCGTAGTTCAAATTTGTAAGCGCTTACACAAGGCTAGGGTAATCGAAGTTAGTAGTCAACACTTGTGTTACTTTATTTTAACAAGGTGGTGGTTTTATATGGATACCTAATCTATGAGTCTGTTGTTTTATTGCCTTGATTCGGTGGTGCTGAGATTATGTGACTTGGATTTATTGTTGTTTTGTGGGGATACAGATGACTGGCTATAGGTAAACTATTTGGCTCAGCAAGCTAGCTTGATGCTAGAAAAGAGTCTTTCACAAGGGTCAAGGACGTTAGCACGGGTGGGGAGGCAAGTCAGGCTGTAGGAGCTGGTAAGTATTGGAGCGCGGCATGTAAAATACCGCTTGTGGAGTCGATTAAAGTGAGCTTATGGAATCTCTTAGTATCAATGCAGGGTTAAACATATTTTTAATCGATAACGATTTATTTTTATAGGTATTTCTTAAAACCCATCGAGCCGCCATATGTCCCATCTCTGCTATCGGGTAATTGATTGTTGAGAGTTTAGGATAGATATAATTGGCTAAAATTATATTATCGAAGCCCACAATGGAGACTTGGGAAGGTATCTCTACATTGAGCTGTCTGGCGGCATCCATGGCTCCTGCGGCCATCTCATCGTTAGCACATACAAGCGCGGTAAATGATCGCTCTGCTTTCATCAAGGCTTGAAATCCTCGGCTGCCACCTGTTTCCAAGTAATCTCCCTCATAAACCAGAGAGGGATCAAACTCTAAACCTGATTCGGCTAATGCCTGTTTGTAACCCGCTAACCGAGCTTGGGTATCGACCTTCCAGAAGGGGCCTGAAATATAGGCCAGCGCCGTGTGGCCCGATTCAATCATGGCCTTGGTTGCCAGGTAGCCACCTAACTGGTTATCTAAATAGATGCATGAGTCTTTAAGTTCTGCAATGTAGCGGTTAATGAGTACTATCGGTGTTGAGCCTTGACTCAACTCAATCAAATATTCATCTGAGACCGCCTCTACATGTAATATGAGCGCATCACAACGGCGATCGATTAAAAATTCGATACCCTCTTTTTCACTCTCTTCATCGCTGTGACCAGCTGCAATGATGACATGTTTCTTTGCGGTACGTAGCTCAGCTTCTATACCACTCATCATGGCACCATAGAAGGGACCGTGGAGTTCAGAAACCAGTACTCCGATACTATTAGAGCGACTAGAGGCGAGAGATTGTGCGATAGCGTTCGGCCTGTAATCGAGCTGCTTCATGGCATCGAGCACCTTGTTCTCGGTTTTTTCGCTCACCTTAGTATTTTTATTCATTACTCTGGAGACAGTGGCTAATGACACTCCAGCTAGCACAGAGACATCATAAATTGTTGCCATATTTTTACCTTGTTGTGCTTTCATGATTATTTGTTGCTATCTTATTCTTTACCTTGCTAATTTACCAAAGTTTTAGCAGATATTTATACCCGATCATTGAGGATTAATTATCAAATCTTCAAAAGTTAGTTAGCCTTGTGTTTATTTATTTACATTTTACCCTAGGGACTGGTTCAGTCTACGGTCATTGAGTGCATCACCTATAACCTGATTTTGTTTACAGCTAAGGGGATAAAACACCATTAATGCCGCACCGATAAACGCAAATATGGCTGGGATCCAACTCATGAGTAGTTGCATCGCGGGCAGAGATGCTTCTATGGTGGTTTTATCCATACCGCTATATCCGTAACTGGCTAGTACCACGAGTACCAGAGCTCCGGCAAATCCACCTCCTGTCTTTTGAACGAAGGTTCCCGCCGAGTAGATGAGTCCGGTAGCACGGCGACCATTCTTCCATTCTGAATAGTCGGCGGAGTCTCCCAACATGGTAAAAAATAGGGTTGGCATCATGGCTGCAAAGAATTCGGCGGCACAACCTAGAGTGAAAATTGCGGTTATATTGCCCTTAGGTACCCAGTAAAATCCGGCCGTTAACGAGCCACTGAGTAATAATGCTGTGATAAATAGATTACGTTTACCTAATTTTTTAGACAGATAGCCTGTCGATAATGCGCCTAAGATTGAAACCAGCAGCAGGGCGATAAAATATTTTCCGGCCATGAGTTCATCACCGATCTGATATTTAAAGTAGTAAGCGATAGCTCCGTATTTAATACCGTTAAACATCATAGTTAAAAAACCTATGCCTAACAGGATTAACCATGGCTTATTCGTCAGCAGATCGATCATATCACGTTGGGTTCGGCTGATATCATCCGAGGTGTTGTTGATTAATCGTTTGATTAAGGCCCACATGCCAGTCATTACTAGCACGAAAAATATTCCGCTAGGCAGATCCCTATAATAGAAAAACAGGGTCATCGCGAGTAATGGCATGATGATAAATGGCAGGTTCTTGAGCAGATCTTTAATCTCAGAGCCCAAATTATTGCTTGTATCAAGCGCCGGGGTCACTCTCTCCTTGGTGGTGGTAAAGGTGATCAACATTAAGACGATCAATAGACCAGCAAACAGATACATGGAGTATTGGTAACCTTTAGCATCGTCACCAGCGCCAAAATAGGCGACTAAATCAGGTAGAAAGCCCATCACTAACAGTCCACCACCGAATGCGCCGGCGAAACGAAACCCCGATAAACTGGTTCGTTCGGTGTCGCTGGCTGTCATTACGCCCATTAACGCGGAATAGGGGACATTATTGAGGGTATAAGCCAAGGTTAAACCTATATAAGTGACATAGGCATAGATCAATTTATTTTGTGGATTCAAATCTGGGGTCGTGAAACATAAGACCATAAATAGTGCCAGAAAAGGGGTGGACCATAAGATCCAGGGGCGGAACTTGCCCCATCGGGTAGATGTACGGTCGGCAACCATGCCCATAATTATGTCGGTGACACCATCGGATAAACGCACGACTAAAAATAGCATGGCCGCAGCCGCTGCGGTTAAACCAAATGTGTCAGTATAAAATACGGCTAAATAAGCCAAGGCGCCTCGCCAAACTAAGTTGGCGGCAGCATCGCCCATGGCATAACCCAATTTTTCTTTAATTAAGAGTTTACTCATTACTGGCTCCACTTATTATTATCTTTATCGGTTGCTGATGAGATCTCTATACGCTAAACCGCTGGATTTAATTGTTCGTTTTTGAGTTTCATAATCGACATAGACGATACCGAAACGCTTAAGATATCCCTCAGCCCATTCAAAATTGTCCATCAAGCTCCAGGCAAAGTATCCTCGAATGTCGACGCCTTGCTCTATGGCTAAATTAACGGCTCTGAGATGGTCTTGATAGTAATTGATCCTGTCTTTATCTCTTACTTCTCCATCTGTTAGCTTATCAGCCATGGCGGCGCCGTTCTCTGTGATATACACAGGCGGGAGTTTGTAGGTCATATTTAACGAG
This portion of the Shewanella violacea DSS12 genome encodes:
- a CDS encoding MFS transporter translates to MSKLLIKEKLGYAMGDAAANLVWRGALAYLAVFYTDTFGLTAAAAAMLFLVVRLSDGVTDIIMGMVADRTSTRWGKFRPWILWSTPFLALFMVLCFTTPDLNPQNKLIYAYVTYIGLTLAYTLNNVPYSALMGVMTASDTERTSLSGFRFAGAFGGGLLVMGFLPDLVAYFGAGDDAKGYQYSMYLFAGLLIVLMLITFTTTKERVTPALDTSNNLGSEIKDLLKNLPFIIMPLLAMTLFFYYRDLPSGIFFVLVMTGMWALIKRLINNTSDDISRTQRDMIDLLTNKPWLILLGIGFLTMMFNGIKYGAIAYYFKYQIGDELMAGKYFIALLLVSILGALSTGYLSKKLGKRNLFITALLLSGSLTAGFYWVPKGNITAIFTLGCAAEFFAAMMPTLFFTMLGDSADYSEWKNGRRATGLIYSAGTFVQKTGGGFAGALVLVVLASYGYSGMDKTTIEASLPAMQLLMSWIPAIFAFIGAALMVFYPLSCKQNQVIGDALNDRRLNQSLG
- a CDS encoding TonB-dependent receptor; the protein is MQHKKFKKTALATSLSLAISATALTPVYAAEEQEIEVIAVTGIRGSLVKSTDLKRSASGVVDAITAEDIGKFPDSNLAESLQRITGVSIDRNNGEGSQVTIRGFGPQYNMVTLNGRAMPGAGDGSSRAFDFANLASESVSAVEVYKTGKANIASGGIGGTINIITRKPLSDPGLKVSIGAKALYDTTNRVGDDITPELSGLLSWTDDSEMFGISLTASHQVRHNAAVGAFVSDWRTSAWDGTVPNTPTTAQDGDKIVLNNPPAMGQLHALPSDIRYTVADRERTRDNAQLTLQFRPIDAFTATLDYTYSQLETIEHRAEQSIWMDSFKTDFTFDNETVKTPIIHSEDRRWQDPRDLGLALQEGNTLNENNSIGLNLSYDVSDDFKLSLDVHDSKAKRSPNAAYGSWINVGLGANVVAGQTGIFNGGLPLMQVDFNDSTRPGLNTNGVLDAGDVGTSMLDRDEYSHETDITQIRLDGSYEFDNGGIDFGIESRSMSSHTVQRDLMTEMGGWGISNPGELPDGYLSPIDFANEFDDYSTAGGWTQGFTGSASEVGAWAADKYGFDFGSIDAISTDSLIKEDINAAYVQLDLSGDLGDMPYNVVIGLRYERTDITSTSNTAIPTAVHWDSNNDFSVQQGAITDSNPVSIDSSYSHLLPNLDFDIEVIDDVVARFSYSKTISRPSYNDLSAAVIGLGGPTAPSILAGSLPGGASSGNPALVPFESDNFDVSAEWYFDDASYASIGYYEKRVSNFIGNEPEVKNQYGLRDPSNGPRAAQAIADLEALGESVTDTTLFSMVAANDLGVAYGSQTNEWFENNYTAIANNDDPLMDFETSAPVNNQEAKINGFELAVQHFFGDTGFGAQANYTTVNGDVGYDITADPGEAQFALFGLSDTANLVLMYENFGFQTRIAYNWRDEFLSGINGQDPVFTEAHQQIDLTISYEVFENFNVSLDGINITGEGFRSHARSGAQLWNLEQGGARYSLGARYTF
- a CDS encoding tryptophan halogenase family protein yields the protein MMHAIKEVTIVGGGAAGWLTAAVIAAEHISHLRDSIHVTLIESPEVSSIGVGEGTWPSMRSTLEKIGISESEFMLCCDASFKQGSKFVAWKNGHHTDSYYHPFMAPQGYGQANLHHAWQEYHPDDTFAHITCVQASICDAGRAPKQLGTPQYAAVTNYGYHLDAAKFAKLLMQHCTAKLGVKHIVDHMTDIISAENGDIAQICTRKSGKISGDLFIDCTGMSSLLLGKHFNIPFIEKRHILFNDTAMALHVPYEDDNIQIASTTLSTAQTCGWIWDIGLPSRRGVGYTYSSSHTCDQQVQDDLITYIAKSIGQKRAEQLSPRKISFTPGHREKFWHRNCVAVGMASGFIEPLEASALALIELSASMISEHLPVNREQMEITAKRYNERFRYRWSRVIDFLKLHYVISERQDSQYWHDNRDQQTITASLKEQLALWKYQPPNRHDLMQNEEIFPSASYQYVLYGMGFNTHISKAKMSDKVEFARQCFGEVSQNKAKYIEGLPSNRDLIKAIKQG
- a CDS encoding LacI family DNA-binding transcriptional regulator, which produces MATIYDVSVLAGVSLATVSRVMNKNTKVSEKTENKVLDAMKQLDYRPNAIAQSLASSRSNSIGVLVSELHGPFYGAMMSGIEAELRTAKKHVIIAAGHSDEESEKEGIEFLIDRRCDALILHVEAVSDEYLIELSQGSTPIVLINRYIAELKDSCIYLDNQLGGYLATKAMIESGHTALAYISGPFWKVDTQARLAGYKQALAESGLEFDPSLVYEGDYLETGGSRGFQALMKAERSFTALVCANDEMAAGAMDAARQLNVEIPSQVSIVGFDNIILANYIYPKLSTINYPIAEMGHMAARWVLRNTYKNKSLSIKNMFNPALILRDSISSL